Proteins co-encoded in one Klebsiella michiganensis genomic window:
- a CDS encoding membrane protein yields the protein MKKRYLYSLIALAVTSACRAETYPAPVGPSQADFGGVGLLQTPTARMAPEGEFNLNYRDNDQYRFYSSSMQLFPWMEATLRYTDVRTRHYSSVKAFSGDQTYKDKAFDVKFRLWEEGYWLPQVSAGIRDLGGTGLFDGEYVVASKAWGPFDFSLGMGWGYLGTSGNIKNPLCEYSDKYCHRDNSYQMAGSFNFSGMFHGPTSLFGGVEYQTPWQPLRLKVEYEGNNYSHEFAGKIDQRSSVNVGAIYRVTDWADVNMSYERGNTFMFGVTLRTNFNDLKSGYSDARRPEYQPHPQDEILQHNVVANQLTDLKYNAGLINPNIQVKGDTLYVTGEQVKYRNSREGIERANRIVMNDLPDNIRTIRITESRLNMPQVTTETDVASLRRHLEGEPLGQETQLVQKRVEPIVPESTEQGYYIEKSRFNYSIDPILNQSIGGPESFYMYQLGVMGNVDYWLTDHLLTSGSLFANVANNYDKFNYTNPPTDSTLPRVRTHVREYVENDVYINNLQANYFQYFGHGVYGQVYAGYLETMYGGAGAELLYRPVDSNWAIGINGNYVKQRDWRSAQDMMKFTDYSAKTGHITGYWTPPFAQDVLVKLSIGQYLAQDKGGTLEISKHFDSGIVVGTYATITNVSKKEYGEGDFTKGFYINVPLDIFSAYPTRSRAQVTWTPLTRDGGQMLGRKFDLYGVTSDRSENFH from the coding sequence ATGAAAAAACGTTACCTGTATAGCCTGATTGCGCTGGCGGTGACTTCCGCCTGCCGCGCCGAAACGTATCCGGCACCCGTTGGCCCTTCTCAGGCAGATTTTGGCGGCGTGGGTCTGTTACAAACGCCGACGGCGCGTATGGCGCCTGAAGGCGAATTTAACCTTAACTATCGTGATAACGACCAGTACCGCTTCTACTCCTCTTCCATGCAGCTTTTCCCCTGGATGGAGGCCACGCTTCGCTATACCGACGTGCGGACTCGTCACTACAGTAGCGTGAAGGCATTCTCGGGAGACCAGACCTATAAAGACAAAGCGTTTGACGTCAAATTCCGCCTTTGGGAAGAAGGTTACTGGCTGCCTCAGGTCTCCGCCGGTATTCGTGACCTGGGCGGTACCGGCCTGTTTGACGGCGAATATGTCGTGGCAAGCAAAGCGTGGGGGCCGTTCGACTTCAGCCTCGGTATGGGCTGGGGATATTTAGGCACCAGCGGCAACATCAAAAACCCCCTCTGTGAATACAGCGACAAGTACTGCCATCGTGATAACAGCTACCAAATGGCGGGCTCCTTTAACTTTAGCGGCATGTTCCACGGCCCGACATCGCTGTTTGGCGGCGTGGAGTACCAAACGCCGTGGCAGCCGCTCAGGCTGAAAGTGGAGTATGAGGGAAACAACTACAGCCATGAATTTGCTGGAAAAATAGACCAGCGCAGCAGCGTTAACGTGGGCGCTATCTACCGGGTTACCGACTGGGCAGACGTGAACATGAGCTATGAGCGCGGTAACACCTTTATGTTCGGCGTCACGCTTCGCACCAATTTTAACGATCTTAAGTCGGGCTACAGCGACGCCCGCCGGCCTGAATATCAGCCGCACCCGCAGGACGAAATTCTGCAGCACAACGTGGTGGCCAACCAACTGACCGACCTGAAATACAACGCCGGGCTGATCAACCCTAACATCCAGGTCAAAGGTGACACGCTCTACGTGACGGGTGAGCAGGTGAAATACCGCAATTCCCGCGAAGGTATCGAACGCGCCAACCGCATCGTTATGAATGATCTGCCGGATAATATCCGTACTATCCGCATTACTGAAAGCCGGCTCAATATGCCGCAGGTCACCACTGAAACGGACGTTGCCAGTCTGCGTCGACACCTCGAGGGGGAGCCGCTGGGGCAGGAAACTCAGCTGGTACAAAAACGCGTTGAGCCTATCGTGCCAGAAAGCACCGAGCAGGGGTATTACATCGAGAAGTCGCGCTTCAACTACTCAATAGATCCTATTCTCAATCAGTCCATCGGCGGCCCGGAAAGCTTCTACATGTACCAGCTTGGGGTGATGGGAAACGTGGACTACTGGCTGACGGATCACCTGTTAACCAGCGGCAGCCTGTTTGCTAACGTCGCCAATAACTACGACAAATTTAACTACACTAATCCGCCAACGGATTCTACGCTGCCGCGCGTGCGTACCCACGTTCGTGAATATGTAGAAAACGATGTCTACATCAACAACCTGCAGGCTAACTACTTCCAGTACTTCGGGCACGGGGTCTACGGCCAGGTTTATGCGGGCTACCTGGAAACCATGTACGGCGGTGCGGGGGCCGAGCTGCTTTACCGCCCGGTGGACAGCAACTGGGCGATTGGCATCAACGGTAACTATGTTAAGCAGCGCGACTGGCGTAGCGCGCAGGATATGATGAAATTTACCGACTACAGCGCCAAAACGGGCCATATCACCGGCTACTGGACGCCGCCGTTTGCCCAGGATGTGCTGGTTAAGCTCAGCATCGGCCAGTATCTGGCGCAGGATAAGGGGGGCACGCTGGAGATCTCCAAACACTTTGACAGCGGGATTGTGGTGGGCACCTACGCCACCATCACCAACGTGTCGAAGAAAGAGTACGGCGAAGGGGACTTCACCAAAGGTTTCTACATCAATGTGCCGCTGGATATCTTCTCGGCTTACCCGACCCGGAGCCGGGCTCAGGTGACCTGGACGCCGCTGACGCGTGACGGCGGGCAGATGCTGGGCCGTAAGTTTGACCTGTATGGGGTGACCAGCGATCGCAGCGAGAATTTCCACTAG
- a CDS encoding phosphate-starvation-inducible protein PsiE: MPASQRFAWISTVMQTVLNLGLLALGLILIIFLGKETIHLATVLFTPGEDASSYLFIEGLVVYFLYFEFIALIVKYFQSGYHFPLRYFVYIGITAIVRLIIIDHKSPIDVLIYSAAILVLVITLWLCNSQRLKRE; encoded by the coding sequence ATGCCTGCGTCACAGCGTTTTGCCTGGATTTCTACCGTCATGCAGACGGTGCTTAATCTGGGACTACTAGCCCTTGGGCTGATTCTGATTATCTTCCTGGGCAAGGAGACCATTCACCTGGCCACCGTGCTGTTTACGCCCGGAGAGGATGCCAGCTCGTATCTGTTCATCGAAGGGCTGGTGGTCTATTTCCTCTATTTCGAATTTATCGCACTGATTGTGAAGTACTTTCAGTCGGGCTATCACTTCCCGCTGCGCTACTTCGTGTACATCGGTATTACCGCGATTGTGCGCCTGATTATCATCGACCATAAATCGCCGATCGACGTGCTGATTTATTCGGCAGCGATTCTGGTGCTGGTCATTACCCTTTGGCTATGTAACAGCCAGCGCCTGAAACGGGAATAA
- the malG gene encoding maltose transporter permease (with MalKFE is involved in the transport of maltose into the cell): protein MAMVQPKSQKLRLFLTHLLLLLFIAAIMFPLLMVIAISLRPGNFATGSLIPDQVSWEHWKLALGFSVEHADGRVTPPPFPVLLWLWNSIKIAGITAIGIVTLSTTCAYAFARMRFPGKATLLKGMLIFQMFPAVLSLVALYALFDRLGQYIPFIGLNTHGGVIFAYLGGIALHVWTIKGYFETIDGSLEEAAALDGATPWQAFRLVLLPLSVPILAVVFILSFIAAITEVPVASLLLRDVDSYTLAVGMQQYLNPQNYLWGDFAAAAVLSAIPITVVFLLAQRWLVSGLTAGGVKG from the coding sequence ATGGCCATGGTGCAACCCAAATCTCAAAAGCTGCGTCTGTTCCTCACGCACCTTCTGCTGCTGCTGTTTATCGCAGCAATCATGTTCCCGCTGCTGATGGTCATCGCCATCTCGCTGCGTCCGGGTAACTTTGCCACCGGGAGTCTGATCCCGGACCAGGTTTCATGGGAGCACTGGAAGCTGGCGCTGGGCTTTAGCGTGGAACACGCGGATGGTCGCGTCACGCCTCCGCCATTCCCGGTTCTGCTCTGGCTGTGGAACTCGATAAAAATTGCCGGGATCACGGCGATAGGTATCGTCACGCTTTCTACGACCTGTGCCTACGCTTTTGCCCGAATGCGCTTCCCCGGCAAAGCCACGCTGCTGAAAGGGATGCTAATTTTCCAGATGTTCCCGGCGGTGCTGTCTCTGGTGGCGCTATATGCCCTGTTTGACCGCCTGGGTCAGTACATTCCGTTTATCGGCCTGAACACACACGGCGGGGTGATTTTTGCTTATTTAGGCGGGATCGCGCTGCATGTCTGGACGATTAAGGGCTATTTCGAAACTATCGATGGTTCGCTGGAAGAGGCCGCCGCGCTGGATGGCGCGACGCCGTGGCAGGCATTCCGTCTGGTGCTGTTGCCGCTGTCGGTGCCGATTCTGGCGGTGGTCTTTATTCTGTCGTTTATTGCCGCGATTACCGAGGTGCCGGTGGCCTCGCTGCTGCTCCGCGACGTAGACAGCTACACGCTGGCCGTGGGTATGCAGCAATACCTTAACCCGCAAAACTACCTTTGGGGTGATTTTGCCGCCGCTGCCGTGCTCTCCGCGATACCGATTACCGTTGTGTTCCTGCTGGCCCAGCGCTGGCTGGTGAGCGGCCTGACCGCTGGCGGGGTGAAAGGTTAA